In Nonomuraea sp. NBC_00507, the following are encoded in one genomic region:
- a CDS encoding cytochrome b, with amino-acid sequence MLSLLAKRRSFQFSHWSFMFAEIAVWSFVVLAVTGAVLMVFYEPSMSQVTYDGSYGPLRGLFVSEAFDSTMHLSLEVRGGLLIRQAHHWAALIFVAAVVLQLLRMFLTGAFRRPRTGQWLIWVTLLALGMAAGETGNALPDDMLSGGSLWLIMSVVQSIPVVGTWAMSLLFGPDFPGDRVIPVMYGGHLLVAVVMAALLIARELLVRRHGHSRFIASLPARRNARPMMALATIGMLIILGFGFQIAPIWLYGPAKPTQISAGSVPDWYMGFLDGALRIMPAWELTLGDYTLSLAVLVPTLVVPGVFFTALAAYPMVERFLRSRRSRRDALGRPKTTSRMARERPAHDLLDRPRETPVKTAIAAAGVTFYGLLWAAAANDQIAHQFHLTVDAVTIFFRFAVVIGPVLAFVITRSICLALQQTDHHVAEHGVETGIITRSPDGGFHERLAPAQQERREPAITSGR; translated from the coding sequence ATGCTTTCGTTGTTGGCCAAGCGCCGCTCGTTTCAGTTCTCCCACTGGTCGTTCATGTTCGCGGAAATCGCCGTCTGGTCGTTCGTCGTTCTGGCGGTGACCGGGGCGGTGCTGATGGTGTTCTACGAGCCCAGCATGTCCCAGGTGACCTATGACGGCTCGTACGGCCCGCTGCGCGGTCTCTTCGTCAGCGAGGCCTTCGACTCGACCATGCATCTGAGCCTGGAGGTGCGCGGCGGCCTGCTCATCCGCCAGGCCCACCACTGGGCGGCGCTCATCTTCGTGGCGGCCGTCGTGCTGCAGCTGCTGCGGATGTTCCTCACCGGCGCGTTCCGCCGCCCGCGCACCGGGCAGTGGCTGATCTGGGTGACGCTGCTGGCGCTGGGCATGGCCGCGGGCGAGACCGGCAACGCCCTGCCTGACGACATGCTGTCGGGCGGGAGCCTGTGGCTGATCATGTCGGTCGTGCAGTCCATCCCCGTGGTGGGAACCTGGGCGATGTCGCTGCTGTTCGGCCCGGACTTCCCCGGCGACAGGGTCATTCCGGTCATGTACGGGGGGCACCTGCTGGTCGCGGTCGTCATGGCCGCGCTGCTGATCGCCCGTGAGCTGCTGGTGCGGCGGCACGGCCACTCCCGGTTCATCGCCTCGCTGCCGGCTCGGCGCAACGCACGCCCGATGATGGCGCTCGCCACGATCGGCATGCTGATCATCCTCGGGTTCGGATTCCAGATCGCCCCGATCTGGCTGTACGGCCCCGCCAAGCCGACGCAGATCTCGGCAGGCTCGGTTCCCGACTGGTACATGGGGTTCCTCGACGGCGCCCTCCGGATCATGCCCGCGTGGGAACTCACCCTCGGGGACTACACGCTCAGCCTCGCCGTCCTCGTCCCCACCCTGGTCGTCCCCGGGGTCTTCTTCACCGCCCTGGCCGCGTACCCGATGGTCGAGCGCTTCCTCCGCTCGCGACGCAGCCGCCGTGACGCGCTGGGCCGGCCCAAGACCACGAGCCGCATGGCCCGCGAGAGGCCCGCGCATGACCTGCTCGATCGGCCACGCGAGACGCCGGTGAAGACGGCCATCGCGGCCGCCGGCGTCACGTTCTACGGCCTGCTGTGGGCGGCCGCGGCCAATGACCAGATCGCCCACCAGTTCCACCTCACCGTCGACGCTGTGACGATCTTCTTCAGGTTCGCCGTGGTCATCGGTCCTGTCCTCGCCTTCGTCATCACCCGGTCGATCTGCCTCGCACTTCAGCAGACGGATCACCATGTGGCCGAGCACGGTGTGGAGACCGGGATCATCACGCGGTCCCCGGACGGCGGATTCCACGAGCGGCTGGCGCCGGCGCAGCAAGAGCGCCGCGAGCCGGCGATCACCTCGGGGAGATGA